The Desulfoplanes formicivorans genome window below encodes:
- a CDS encoding Gfo/Idh/MocA family protein, which produces MFPTIKDRKIKIAVVGCGRISKNHFGSIEKHQDNMELVGICDTNREVLAAHENRLGVQGYANLDDMLKESDADLISICTPSGFHSEQVIQCAKAGKHVMTEKPMATRWRDALNMVHACDHARRRLFVVKQNRRNATLQLLKRAVEEKRFGRIYMVHLNVFWTRPQAYYDQGAWRGTWELDGGAFMNQASHYVDLLEWLIGPIADIQAMTGTLARDIEVEDTGVMNVRWRNGALGSMSVTMLTYPKNYEGSITILGEKGTVRIGGVAVNDIQTWEFEEKKDYDAQVKEANYQTTSVYGFGHPLYYKNVIDVLRGEAEPETDGREGLKSVEVLIAAYLSARDGKTVSLPLEY; this is translated from the coding sequence ATGTTCCCAACCATCAAGGATCGTAAAATCAAAATTGCTGTAGTCGGTTGTGGTCGGATCTCAAAAAATCATTTCGGTTCCATTGAAAAACACCAGGATAACATGGAACTCGTCGGCATTTGCGATACCAATCGGGAGGTCCTGGCTGCGCATGAAAACAGGCTCGGTGTGCAGGGATATGCCAATCTGGACGACATGCTCAAGGAATCTGATGCGGACCTGATTTCTATCTGCACGCCCTCGGGATTTCATTCAGAGCAGGTTATCCAGTGCGCCAAAGCGGGTAAACATGTGATGACGGAAAAGCCCATGGCAACCCGCTGGCGGGATGCGCTCAACATGGTCCATGCCTGCGACCACGCGCGAAGAAGGCTTTTCGTGGTCAAACAGAACCGACGCAATGCCACTTTGCAGCTTCTCAAACGTGCTGTGGAAGAAAAACGGTTCGGCCGCATTTATATGGTTCACCTCAACGTGTTCTGGACGCGTCCTCAGGCCTATTATGACCAGGGTGCCTGGCGCGGGACCTGGGAACTGGATGGAGGCGCATTCATGAACCAAGCTTCCCATTATGTTGATCTTCTGGAATGGCTCATCGGCCCCATTGCCGATATCCAGGCCATGACCGGTACCCTGGCCCGGGATATTGAAGTGGAAGACACCGGTGTCATGAATGTACGCTGGAGAAACGGCGCCTTGGGATCCATGTCTGTAACCATGCTCACCTACCCCAAGAATTATGAAGGTTCGATTACCATTCTGGGAGAAAAAGGCACGGTGCGCATTGGCGGCGTTGCCGTGAACGACATCCAGACCTGGGAGTTTGAAGAAAAAAAGGACTATGACGCCCAGGTCAAGGAAGCCAACTATCAGACCACCTCTGTCTACGGTTTCGGACACCCCTTGTACTATAAGAATGTCATTGATGTCTTGAGAGGCGAAGCCGAGCCGGAAACCGACGGAAGGGAAGGACTGAAGAGTGTGGAAGTGCTCATTGCCGCCTATCTGTCAGCTAGGGACGGGAAGACTGTTTCTTTACCACTAGAATATTAA
- a CDS encoding GxxExxY protein, with product MLTLEQETYNILGACFQVYTTMGCGFLEAVYQECLEIEFRKRAIPFISQPALELRYDGVLLQQKYIPDFVVYDEVIVEIKAVSELASEHKAQLLNYLHATNLEVGLLVNFGHYPKVEYKRMIL from the coding sequence ATGCTTACTCTTGAACAGGAAACGTATAACATCCTTGGAGCCTGTTTTCAGGTGTACACCACCATGGGGTGCGGATTTCTGGAGGCTGTGTATCAGGAGTGTCTTGAGATCGAGTTCCGAAAACGAGCTATTCCGTTTATTTCTCAACCTGCCTTGGAATTGAGATATGATGGAGTTCTCCTGCAACAGAAGTACATACCCGATTTTGTTGTTTATGACGAAGTCATTGTAGAGATAAAGGCGGTGTCAGAACTTGCAAGCGAACATAAAGCCCAGTTGCTGAATTATCTCCATGCGACAAATCTGGAAGTAGGTTTGCTCGTCAATTTCGGGCACTATCCCAAGGTAGAGTATAAGCGGATGATCCTTTAA